GAGTTTGATGGCATCCTGCAGAAGCTTGTCAGCTTCGTCATAGCGCCCCACTTTGATGTATTCCTGAGCAACGGCGATGCTGGCGTCGCCAATGTGGTTGGCGATGGCTTCCTTGCGCTGGTCGTTGATCGGCGCGGAAGGCAGCATGTTGTAAGCGGCGTTGTATTTGTCCAGGGCTTCCTTGTACTTGCCTTCGCGGTACAGGTTGCGGCCTTCCGCAAGGAGCTGCATGGCTTCCTGGGTTTGCGCTTCGCGGCGGGCCATGGCTGTGCGCGCTGCACTGGACTGGTATTGGTAACTGCCAGGTCCGGCGTAGGACGAACCCAAGGCACTGGAGGTTCCGACGGCGCCGCCATCACCAGCCTGCGCAAACGGGCAGGAGGCAGCAATGGCCATCAGCGCAATCAGGGAACGCTTCGGTTGATAAAGTGGTGCGTGGTCCATAGTTAGGTTCTTCTTTTTACATGTTTTTCGGATTTGTGAAGCTTTTTTTTCAGAAAAGTTTAAATCCGGCTCTATTTTTTCTTGCTCAGTGTTGTTTGTTCTCCAGTGACTTTGTTGGCAATGGTTACGGTCTGTGTAGCATTATCAACGGTTTTCAGCGTGTAGACCTGTTTGGCGTCTCCCGGAATCCGGAAGTCGGAACCTTCCTCTACTTCAAAGCTGGTATCCCGTTCAGGGCCGGCGGTGATAGTAAGGTTTACTTTCTTATCAATGATTGGAATGACGTATTTTGTTCCGCGCCTGATGGTGTAGGTTTGTCCGTTTTTGGTCGGCTTCAAATCCTTGACGACGGCTTCCTCGTCCGTTTCCACCATGTCCAGGCTGGGATTTTTGAATTCCTTTTTAACAACGCTGACAAGCTCGAACCTGGGTTCGTCTTTTGTATTCTTGCGGGCGCCGAACTTGCCGTTGGTCTGGACAATGTTTTTCCAAATTTCCTGTTTGGCGCGGTTCATGCCCTTAAAAGTAAAGTCATTGCCGTCCGCCTGGGTGAAAGCCAGGTAGAAACCGAACTGCTTGATTTCGTCGACAAAAAGCTTGTTGACCAGGGACGGATGGCTGTTCGGGTCATTGGGATGGGTTTTTGCCGCATATTCCTCCTCCACCGTGAAACCGTCGTTGTCAGGGTCCCGGGTCAGGACGTCCGAGTAAACGAATTCATTTTCCAGTCCGTTGTCCAGGAACCATTTGTTCGGAATGTTGCCATGGATAGGAGGGCCGGAGATGATGTCAAAGGGTTCCATTTCTCCCTCCTTAATCCAGAGATTGGGGGCTACGAAGCCCACATACTTCTGTGTTTCCTGGGCAATCGGCTTGAGCTCGTGGGAGGCGGAAAGTTCCTGGCCTACTTCCGCGGCTTTCCTGATGCCGGGAGGCGGCTCAATGGTTTTTTCGGAAATCTGTATGGGGAACTTGTATTTGTCATTCAGTCCCATAAGGGTCAGCGTACCATAGGCGGCCACCCCCAGGCCCAGGACGATTCCGGATGCCAACAGGATTTTGTCGTAATTTTGTTTTTCAGACATGTTGAAAGTATTTGCTGCGGTTGGTTGCCGTGGTTAATCTTCGGACGCTTCCTGAGCCTTGGGCTGGTTAAAGTGGATCAGATTCAGGGAGACCTGGACAAAGATCTGCTCCTTGCCCATGTAAGGCTTGATGACTTGCTGGATGGCCGGCGCCGCAGGTGCGGCCGCTTCATCCGCAGGAGTCAGGGAAGCCGCACCCGTGGCAGGTTGGTCAGCGGCAGGCTTGGCGGCCGCCGGATTGGCGATGGGTGGGGGCATCATCCGTTCGTTGCGGATCCGGATGGAGTTGATCGTGAACAGATAGTCCTGCATGCCGGTTATGGCGTTTATGGCGTTCAACACACTTTCCCGGTCGCCCTGGAAGGCGATTTCCAAAGGCATGGGAGTCCATGGGGACTGATCGGCTTCGTCCGATTCTTCCGGATTGTTCGCCGGGGTTTCAATGGGGAGCTGGGGGCGGTATACCTTGATGAATTTGGACAGGCCGCATTCCGTCAGCTTGTTGACCAGACTGTTGATGGCTTTCAATTCAAAACCCAGCGTGGAGGCTGCCTGAACGGAAGGCGCCTGGGTGCTGTAAACCTGGAAGCCGAGCCAGTTGGAGGTGTCCGTGATGAGGATGTTCTTTTTCTTGCAGGAGGAGATCAGGGAATCCCTGAATGTTTTCAGTTCATTCTGGAACGCCGTGGGTGTGGTGGGAACCAGCGCGGAAGAGGCAAGGAAGGGCTTGTAGGCCGTTTCCAGGCTGTTCACCGCCTTGGCATAGCGGTTCAGTTCCTTTTCCAGATCCTCGTTGGATGAACGGCACGGAGTGATTTCCGCAGCATTGGCGGACTTGATTTCCTTGGCGGCAATGCTGATTTTTTTGTCCAGCTCACTGCGTTTGGAATTGACGATGTACCCTGTCGCGGATAACCCCAGGAATAAGAGAAGCCCCACGCCCGCGACCATGGCGGCGGGCTTGTTGTCTGTAATCCAATTGCTCATAAAATATGTCTTGTTCGGGTTGGGTAATCTTATTTGTTAAAGTTCACGGGAATGGGCGTTTTTAACGGAAGCACCAGCTTGAAAGGCACAAAGGCTCCGGCCGCCGCGTCTACTTTGGCGTCCTTGGCTCCCAGCTCCATGATCTGGCGGGCTTCCAGCTTGACGTCTCCGGGCTTGAAGGTGAACAGGGATTCCTTGTTCCCGTCTATTTTTGCCTGAAGGTTCTGGATGATTCTCTGGCCGCCCAGGTTGCGGCGGACGAATCCGGTCAGGCGGATGGCATTGACGCTGTAAACGGTCGCTTCATCCTCGCCGGATGCGCTGGCGGAGGCCTCCGTCCTGATATCATCCACCAGGGATGTATTTTTGTCCGATGTGAAGGAATCCTTGATGACGGAGTAGCCCGTGATCTGGGTGGTGTCCTCCGGATTGAAATGGGCCAGCGGTTCAAAATCCGTGAACCAGTAGGGATAATCCTTGTGTTCCGATTGTTCCAGCAGATGCTTGATGATGTCCGCGTAGCCGTAGCGCTGGAGCGTGAGCTGCTGGTAGGAGGCCAGGGCAGAGTCCAGCTTTTTCAGTTTCTGTTCTTTCTGGCGCAGGGCGGATTGTGCCGATTTGATAGAAGTAACGATGGGCTGGACGCCGGCGAGGGTTTCCTCCGCCTTTTTTTCGCCCATATACCCTGTGACGGCATAGGCCGCGGCGCCGAGAACGGCAATGGCGGCTCCAGCGATGATGGCGGGCATTTTTTTCTGGTTGGCCCGTTTCTTGGCGACTGCGGTCGGTTCCAGATTAATATTGAGAGAAGCCCTCCCGATGGAGTGGATGGCGGTGCCGATCAATCCTCCCAGGATGAAAGCTTCTCTGGAGATGGCGTTCACGTCCACGCCGGACCCCACGCTCACGTTGTGCATGGGGTTGAAGAAGGAAATCGGAATGCCCAGTTTGTCTTCCAGGAATTCCTTGGTGTAGGGCAGGGACGCTCCGCCGCCGCACAGGTATGCCTTGACGGGAGCGCTTCCGCTCATCTGGGCGCGGTAGTGGTTGGTGGTGCGCTGAATTTCTGAAGCCAGCCTGGTCATGGCCGTGCGGATGACGGTGGCCAGATTGGCCGTGGCGGGATCCAGGCCTTCCGTTTGCCCGTTGCTCATGGAAACGAGGCCGCTGGTGGTTTTCAGGCGTTCCGCTTCCATGAAGGGAATGTTGAATTCACGGGCGATGGCGGAGGTGACGAAGATCCCCCCCGCGGAGATGCTGCGGGTGAAGAAACGGCCCTGTTCACTGTAAATCAGATCCGTGGATTTGGCGCCGATGTCGATGAGCATGACCGGCTCTTTTTCATCCGGATAACTGTCCACATACGCGTTGTACAGAGAGGTAAGCGCGCAGTCCACCTGGCCGGTGGAAAGGCCGTGGGAAACGATTTCGTCATTCAGGGAATCCAGGTCTTCCGCCTTAATGGCAACCAGGACGGCTTCCCGTTCCAGACCCTTGGCGGGGAGCAGATGGTAGTCCCACACGACTTCGTCCAGCGGGAAGGGGACGTGCTGCTGGGCTTCAAAACGGATGAGCTGTTCCACGTCGGTGTCGTCCAGGGCCGGAAGCTTGACGAAACGGATGAAAACGGATTGTCCGGAAACGGAATAGTTGACGACGCTTCCTTTGACATTGAGTTCCTGGACGAGGTCGGCGATGGCCTCCCCTATTTTTGTCAGGCGAAGGCCTTCCGCTGACGGATCCAGCACTACGAGGCGCGTGGCATAGCGGTCCAGGATAAGGCCGTCTTTGGAAGCCCTGGAAAAGACGCCCATTGAAACTCTCTGGGAACCTACGTTTAATGCGACTATTTGTCGTGAATTAGCCATGGGTGAATTTTTCTGTTAAATAAGATGAAATGATAAAAATGAATGGAACGTTATTCGCCGTCCGCCGGGGATTCTGCCGGAGTTCCGAACGGGGCAGGGGCAGAACTGGAAGCCGCCTGCTGGCTGTTGGGTCTCATAATTTCCGGATAGCGGTCGTACCAGAACACGGAGAAAGGCGTTTCATCCTTGTTCAGCAGGGGATAATAAGAGGTTTCCACGATGCTGGGGGACTGGATGGTCCACCATTTCTCCATCTTGCCGCGTTCGGTGGAATAAGTGGCGACAATCTTGCCGTTATATTCCACCACGACGCCCTGGTACTTCACCCATTTTCCTCTTCCCCCTTCCACGCCGGTAATGCGCCTGACGGAGGACGGGGAAAGGTACACGGAAGCGTATGTGTCGTCTCCCACCGGAACATTGACGTATTTGACTTCCTTATACAGTTTCAGGTACTGGCGCGCGCGGTCCGGATTGACTACCGCAATGTAGAATTTGAACGTCAGGGCGTCAATATAGCCGGATTTGGGCATGGGCGCGGCTTCCACCTTGAAGGGAATTTCAAAATCCGCCCATTTCTTCGGTTTCGGTAGCGGCCGGGGGTCGTCCTGCGTCAGGACGTTGGGGGACTGGCGCATATACAGGGACAGCTTTCCCAGGGAGACCCTCACCTGCATTCTGGGATTGCTGGTGATTTGCGCCGATGCCGCAGGGATGAAAAGCACCGCAGCCAGCATGACCGTGATAGTGTTAAGGATGGATTTCATAGCACAATTCGATTCCCTGATTAGTTACACCAAAAACCGAACTGTGGCTAGCAAAAATCTCTCGTTTCTTTCCATGCGGCGGGGGTGGAACATGACGCGGCTTCCTCCGGCGGTTCTGTCCGGGTGGTCAAGAAAAAAACATGCGTAATGGCTACGGGCTTGACCTGGCAGAAGTGTTTTCACATGCTCGGCCCATGGCGATTGATTCTGACCTGCTGAAAAAGTTTTCAGAGGCCCACGGTATTTCTGGGCATGAGGATGAAGTACGGAACATGGTGGCTCAGGAACTTGATGGATATGGGGAATTTTCTTCCGATGGTTCCGGCAGCCTGTTCTGCACCGGCGGCGGGTCCGGTCCCCGCGTGATGCTGGCCGCCCACATGGATGAAATAGGCTTCCTGGTGCAGAATATAACGTCGAACGGTTTCCTTCAGTTGGTGGGGATAGGCGGCTGGTGGCCGCATACCCTGTTAAGCCAGCGTGTCCTGGTAAAAACCCGCTCGGGTCGCGGCATCCTGGGAGTAATTGGTTCCAAACCTCCCCATTTTCTGCCGGAAGGGCAGCGCAACAGCGTTATGAGCATGGAAGCCCTGTTTGTGGACGTGGGCGCGGAAAGCGCGGAACAGGTGAAGAATGAATTCGGCATTCACCTGGGGGATCCCGTGGTGCCGGACGTGAAATTCTCCCCCCTGGAAAATCCGTTCCGGGTGATGGGGAAAGCCTTTGACAACCGCGCCGGCCTTTCTGTGATGATAGAGGCATTTAAGGAATTATGCCGGGAAGGGCATCCCAACACTCTGATTGCCGCCGCTACGGTTCAGGAAGAAGTGGGCACGCGGGGCGCCAGGACGGCCGGCGTCGCCATGCAGCCGGATTGCGTGATCGTTCTGGAAGGTCCGCCGGCAGACGATACCCCCGGGTTTGCCGTAGGGGATGCGCAAGGAGTTCTGGGTGGAGGCGTGCAGATCAGGCTGTTTGACCCCACGGCCATCACCAACCCCCGGCTGGCTGCCCTGGCCGAAAAAACGGCTTTGGATGCGGGCATTCCATTCCAGTTGACGGTGCGCCGTTCCGGCGGAACGGATGCGGCGGCCCTGCATCTCTCCGGAAAGGGAGTTCCCTCCATTGTACTGGGAATTCCCACCCGGTACATCCATGCCCATAACGGAGTGCTGGATCTGCGGGACTACCGTGCCACAGTGGAACTGACGGTGGCTCTGGCCCGTTCCCTGGACCATGAGACAGTGGAAGCCCTTACCCGTTACCTGCCCTGAAAGAAACGCTCATGAATCCGACCGCTTACGTACATGATCTGGACCCTGTCATCTGGCAGATAACAGACTCAATTGCCCTGCGCTGGTATGGCCTGGCCTATTTAATGGGCTTCATCTGCGGATACTATCTGCTTTCCTGGCTCTCCCGCCGGAAGCTGTATCCTGTTCCTCAGGACAGGATGGCGGATTTTGTCACTTACGTGGCCATCTTTGGCGTTCTGATCGGTGGAAGGCTGGGATATGTGCTCTTCTACCAGATTCCCAATCACGGCTGGTCCCAGTTTCTGGCGGATCCGCTCATGGCCCTGAGGGTGTGGGAAGGGGGCATGGCCAGCCACGGAGGGATGATTGGAGTGGGGCTGTACACGTTTTATTATGCGTGGAAGCACCGCGTCAAGTGGGCGGCGCTTCTGGACGGCCTGGCCATTGTAGCTCCCGTCGGGCTGTTTTTCGGGCGCGTAGCCAATTTTATCAACGGGGAACTGTACGGACGCATTGTTTCGCCCGGCTCTTCCCAGGGAATGATTTTCCCGGCGGAGCTTTCCCAGGATCCGGATTTGTTCGTCCGGGTGGCCTCCCGCATTTATGAAACGCCCGGATTGCTGGACAAACTGTCCCTTTCCGGCGTAGCCGTGCCGGAACGCATGACTGCCGCCTGGGTGGCCGACCGGGTAAGGGATACGCCTGCCATCAGGGAAATCGTGGGGCAGATGATGCAGGACCATGCGCGTTATCCCTCCCAGTTATATGAAGCGTTTGCGGAAGGCGTGCTTCTCTTTGCCGTGCTGTGGTTTGTGCGGGTAAGGTTCCCCCGTGCGTGGAATGGCCTGTTCTGCGGAATTTTTGCCGTTCTTTATGCCGCGGGCAGAATTATTTGCGAAGAGTACCGGGAACCGGATTCTCCTTTCTCCATGGGATTGACCCGCGGGCAGTTCCTTTCCGTTTTCCTCGTGCTGGTGGGCGCCGCTTTCTTTGCATATGCCTTCAAGACCAGGCAGACGGTTCAGGAATGCGCTTTCTATGAACCTGAAAAGAAAGACGGAAAGGAATCGTCCGGAAAGGCCGTTTAAAACGGGTCCAGGTCAAATTCCCCTGTTTGGGGAATATTGCTGGCGGGGCCTGCCTTGAAAATATCGGCAATGCAGCTGGAAAAAAGCCGCAAGTTCCGTTGGTCAAAGGCAAAACGTTCAAATTCCTTGACGGAAAACAGAGTGATGGGGTCCGTGTTGTAGGCTTTGAATTCCATGATGCCGGCGCCCGTATTCGTATTTGACAGGCGTCCCTCAATGCCTACGTCCCCGCTCATGAAGCGTCCCAGGATCAGGGAGGTTCCCGGAAGGGGGGAGACCAAGGAAACAAGATCGGACATGATGTTGCCGCCCACGTCCGTAGGTTTCAGCCTGACGATGGCGAGGTTGAGAGCTACGGCTCCCGGAATGGGGCGGTCAACCAGCTGCCATTTCATCCTTCCGCCTGTCTGTTTGGATTTATTTTCCAGCACGTTGCGGATGTCTTTCTGCAGCTCCGCCCTGAATTGCGCCGCCAGCGCCGGGGCCTCCTTGGGGAATCCGGCCTTGATGTAATCAATATTGACAGGGGCTACATACACTTTCAGCCTCGGAGAATTCCAGATGGCCTGTTCCGAGGGATTGTACCAGACGCCTTCAAAACAACTCTGCCTGGAGTCCGCGTGAAGAGAATGGGTGATCAAGGGGGAAACGGGCATTGTCCGGGAACTGGAACAGGAAAAAACCAAACCTGTTCCCAGAGCCAGGAATAGCCGTGTAATAGCGCCGCACATGCAGGGTAAGACAGCATCCGGCAGGCTGGCGTTCGAGACATGATTCGATTGACGCCAGGAATTTTTCCCGGCGGGGGCCCTGGCAATTCCGGGCGGCTTCGTGTTTCCTTCAATGGCATGGATGATGAGCGGGAAGAGCGGTTCGGCAGGGAACGGGCGAATGGCGTAAGAATAGCGGGGACGGGAAAAAGGCACGGTGAAGAATCAAAAACGGAGCGGTCGGAAGAATTCCTGCCTGCAAGGGAACGCGCAAGGTTGTCCCGTGTCCGGATGCATGATTGACAAGCCGGAAAAGCGGGGCATGCTGTTGGTATGAGATACGAGCCGCTTCCTTCTTCCTTTTTTGCCGGCAACCGTGAAGAACTCGCTTCCCGCCTGCCTGCCGGCAGTATGCTGATTCTGCATGCCAACGACGTATTTCCTACGAATGCGGACGGTACTTTTGCCCTGCATCAGAATGCCAACCTCTTTTATCTCACGGGAATTGACCAGGAAGAAACCGTCCTGGTCATGACTATCCGGGAGGACGGCTGGGATGAGATTCTGCTGTTGCGTGAGACAAATGAACAGATTGCCATCTGGGAAGGAGCCCGGCTCACGCAGGACCAGGCGAGAGAGCGGAGCGGCATTCAGGACGTGCGCTGGACCGATGAATATGATGCGCTGCTGGAAGCCCTGGTGCCGTCCGCATCCATGGTCTTTGTGGAAGCCAACCAGCATCCCCGCTGCACCTGCCCGGTGGAAACGCGCAATGCCCGCATGACCAAGGAACTGAAGGAAAAATTCCCGGATGTTGTTTTGAAGAATGTTTATGAGATCTTGGCGGACATGCGGCAAATCAAAAAGCCGGAAGAAATCAAGGCTCTCAAAAAAGCCTGCGACATCACCAATGAAGGCTTCCGGGAGCTGCTCCGGTTCATCAGGCCGGGGGTAGGCGAATGGCAGATTGAGGGATTTCTGGCCAACGAATTTATCAGCCGTGGCCCGCGCAAATTTTCCTTCCTGCCTATCATTGCTTCCGGAAAGGATACCTGCGTGCTTCATTATATCCAAAACGACAAGCGGTGCGAAGACGGCGATCTGGTGCTCATGGACATAGGCACGGAATACGGGAATTACAACTCCGACATGACTCGCACCGTTCCCGTGAACGGAAAGTTCACCCCCCGCCAGCGCGCTGTATATGAAAGCGTGCTGAATATGATGACTTACGCCAAAAAGATTCTGAGACCCGGCATTCTGAAATCGGAGTACGAACGCCTGGTGCGCGTTTTTGCCGCCGGAGAACTCGTCAAGCTGGGGCTCATCACGCCCGCGCAGGTGGCGGAAAAACCGTCCGATCCTCCCATTGTCCGGAAATATTACATGCACGGGTGTTCCCACTTCCTGGGGCTGGATGTGCACGATGTGGGCGAAGCCAACCCCGTTGTGTTGCCGGGCATGGTTTTCACCGTTGAGCCGGGCATCTATATTGCGGAGGAAGGCATAGGCATCCGTTTGGAAAACGATGTTCTGATCGGGGAAACGGAAAACATCGATCTGCTTGGGGACGTTCCTTTGCTGCCTGATGACATTGAACGGCTCATGGCCCGGTAAAATGGGCCGGATTCGGTTCTAAACTTGACAATGAGGCCCGTGTGGGTTTTCATTCCCGTCCCATCATGTCGAAGAAACTCAAAATAGCTCTTCCCAAAGGCAGTTTGCAGGATTCCACCGTGGAATTGTTCCGCAAGGCCGGCTACAACGTGTATGTGTCCAGCCGCGGGTACCGCCCGACCTGCGACGACGACGATCTGGAGCTCTTCCTGATCCGTGCCCAGGAAATAGGCCGTTATGTCAATGACGGTTTCATCGACTGCGGCATTACCGGACGCGACTGGATTTATGAAAACAGGGCGGACGTGGAAGTGCTGACGGATCTTCAATACTCCAAGGCCACCTCCAAGCCTACCCGCTGGGTGCTGGTAGTCCCGGAAAATTCCCCCATAACCTGCGCGGAAGACCTTCAGGGCAAGCGCATCGCCACGGAAGGCGTGGGCATTACGGAACGCTGGCTTCAGGAAAAGGGCATTGAAGCCCATGTGGAATTCTCCTGGGGCGCTACGGAAGTGAAAGTGCCGGAACTGGTGGACGCCATTGTGGACATCACGGAAACGGGAAGTTCCATCAAGGCCAACAAGCTCCGCATCGTGGACACCCTGATGACCTCCTATCCCCAG
This region of Akkermansia muciniphila genomic DNA includes:
- the lgt gene encoding prolipoprotein diacylglyceryl transferase yields the protein MNPTAYVHDLDPVIWQITDSIALRWYGLAYLMGFICGYYLLSWLSRRKLYPVPQDRMADFVTYVAIFGVLIGGRLGYVLFYQIPNHGWSQFLADPLMALRVWEGGMASHGGMIGVGLYTFYYAWKHRVKWAALLDGLAIVAPVGLFFGRVANFINGELYGRIVSPGSSQGMIFPAELSQDPDLFVRVASRIYETPGLLDKLSLSGVAVPERMTAAWVADRVRDTPAIREIVGQMMQDHARYPSQLYEAFAEGVLLFAVLWFVRVRFPRAWNGLFCGIFAVLYAAGRIICEEYREPDSPFSMGLTRGQFLSVFLVLVGAAFFAYAFKTRQTVQECAFYEPEKKDGKESSGKAV
- a CDS encoding Amuc_1102 family pilus-like protein codes for the protein MKSILNTITVMLAAVLFIPAASAQITSNPRMQVRVSLGKLSLYMRQSPNVLTQDDPRPLPKPKKWADFEIPFKVEAAPMPKSGYIDALTFKFYIAVVNPDRARQYLKLYKEVKYVNVPVGDDTYASVYLSPSSVRRITGVEGGRGKWVKYQGVVVEYNGKIVATYSTERGKMEKWWTIQSPSIVETSYYPLLNKDETPFSVFWYDRYPEIMRPNSQQAASSSAPAPFGTPAESPADGE
- a CDS encoding aminopeptidase P N-terminal domain-containing protein — encoded protein: MRYEPLPSSFFAGNREELASRLPAGSMLILHANDVFPTNADGTFALHQNANLFYLTGIDQEETVLVMTIREDGWDEILLLRETNEQIAIWEGARLTQDQARERSGIQDVRWTDEYDALLEALVPSASMVFVEANQHPRCTCPVETRNARMTKELKEKFPDVVLKNVYEILADMRQIKKPEEIKALKKACDITNEGFRELLRFIRPGVGEWQIEGFLANEFISRGPRKFSFLPIIASGKDTCVLHYIQNDKRCEDGDLVLMDIGTEYGNYNSDMTRTVPVNGKFTPRQRAVYESVLNMMTYAKKILRPGILKSEYERLVRVFAAGELVKLGLITPAQVAEKPSDPPIVRKYYMHGCSHFLGLDVHDVGEANPVVLPGMVFTVEPGIYIAEEGIGIRLENDVLIGETENIDLLGDVPLLPDDIERLMAR
- a CDS encoding Amuc_1100 family pilus-like protein → MSNWITDNKPAAMVAGVGLLLFLGLSATGYIVNSKRSELDKKISIAAKEIKSANAAEITPCRSSNEDLEKELNRYAKAVNSLETAYKPFLASSALVPTTPTAFQNELKTFRDSLISSCKKKNILITDTSNWLGFQVYSTQAPSVQAASTLGFELKAINSLVNKLTECGLSKFIKVYRPQLPIETPANNPEESDEADQSPWTPMPLEIAFQGDRESVLNAINAITGMQDYLFTINSIRIRNERMMPPPIANPAAAKPAADQPATGAASLTPADEAAAPAAPAIQQVIKPYMGKEQIFVQVSLNLIHFNQPKAQEASED
- a CDS encoding M42 family metallopeptidase, with product MAIDSDLLKKFSEAHGISGHEDEVRNMVAQELDGYGEFSSDGSGSLFCTGGGSGPRVMLAAHMDEIGFLVQNITSNGFLQLVGIGGWWPHTLLSQRVLVKTRSGRGILGVIGSKPPHFLPEGQRNSVMSMEALFVDVGAESAEQVKNEFGIHLGDPVVPDVKFSPLENPFRVMGKAFDNRAGLSVMIEAFKELCREGHPNTLIAAATVQEEVGTRGARTAGVAMQPDCVIVLEGPPADDTPGFAVGDAQGVLGGGVQIRLFDPTAITNPRLAALAEKTALDAGIPFQLTVRRSGGTDAAALHLSGKGVPSIVLGIPTRYIHAHNGVLDLRDYRATVELTVALARSLDHETVEALTRYLP
- the hisG gene encoding ATP phosphoribosyltransferase translates to MSKKLKIALPKGSLQDSTVELFRKAGYNVYVSSRGYRPTCDDDDLELFLIRAQEIGRYVNDGFIDCGITGRDWIYENRADVEVLTDLQYSKATSKPTRWVLVVPENSPITCAEDLQGKRIATEGVGITERWLQEKGIEAHVEFSWGATEVKVPELVDAIVDITETGSSIKANKLRIVDTLMTSYPQFIANRETMQDEWKKQKLERLVMMLKGALEARRKVGLKMNLPAASLNGLVEALPSLRRPTISHLAEEGWLAVETVIDESVVRDIIPQLKALGAEGIIEYPLNKLVY
- a CDS encoding Amuc_1101 family PilM-like pilus complex protein, with the protein product MANSRQIVALNVGSQRVSMGVFSRASKDGLILDRYATRLVVLDPSAEGLRLTKIGEAIADLVQELNVKGSVVNYSVSGQSVFIRFVKLPALDDTDVEQLIRFEAQQHVPFPLDEVVWDYHLLPAKGLEREAVLVAIKAEDLDSLNDEIVSHGLSTGQVDCALTSLYNAYVDSYPDEKEPVMLIDIGAKSTDLIYSEQGRFFTRSISAGGIFVTSAIAREFNIPFMEAERLKTTSGLVSMSNGQTEGLDPATANLATVIRTAMTRLASEIQRTTNHYRAQMSGSAPVKAYLCGGGASLPYTKEFLEDKLGIPISFFNPMHNVSVGSGVDVNAISREAFILGGLIGTAIHSIGRASLNINLEPTAVAKKRANQKKMPAIIAGAAIAVLGAAAYAVTGYMGEKKAEETLAGVQPIVTSIKSAQSALRQKEQKLKKLDSALASYQQLTLQRYGYADIIKHLLEQSEHKDYPYWFTDFEPLAHFNPEDTTQITGYSVIKDSFTSDKNTSLVDDIRTEASASASGEDEATVYSVNAIRLTGFVRRNLGGQRIIQNLQAKIDGNKESLFTFKPGDVKLEARQIMELGAKDAKVDAAAGAFVPFKLVLPLKTPIPVNFNK
- a CDS encoding Amuc_1099 family pilus-like system protein, whose protein sequence is MSEKQNYDKILLASGIVLGLGVAAYGTLTLMGLNDKYKFPIQISEKTIEPPPGIRKAAEVGQELSASHELKPIAQETQKYVGFVAPNLWIKEGEMEPFDIISGPPIHGNIPNKWFLDNGLENEFVYSDVLTRDPDNDGFTVEEEYAAKTHPNDPNSHPSLVNKLFVDEIKQFGFYLAFTQADGNDFTFKGMNRAKQEIWKNIVQTNGKFGARKNTKDEPRFELVSVVKKEFKNPSLDMVETDEEAVVKDLKPTKNGQTYTIRRGTKYVIPIIDKKVNLTITAGPERDTSFEVEEGSDFRIPGDAKQVYTLKTVDNATQTVTIANKVTGEQTTLSKKK